A stretch of the Amycolatopsis sp. BJA-103 genome encodes the following:
- a CDS encoding TetR/AcrR family transcriptional regulator has product MTEHRKLPKGPHNLSRDEVAGTQRARLIDAVLENTGTRGYVGTTVGHITATAGVSRTSFYQQFADKQDAFLAAYREITTEFIAQGVAAGAEAATPLDAVAACCDFLVDYVHRRPTAVRAALLEIYALGDAGLEARENTLRAGEAVFDRTAKWLRATDPALPSPPPFTARTVVAATIELITQAIWNGTEDAYGQAREAVRYTWLLGLFGHRSVDA; this is encoded by the coding sequence GTGACCGAGCACCGCAAGCTGCCGAAGGGGCCGCACAACCTCAGCCGTGACGAGGTCGCCGGAACCCAGCGGGCCCGGCTGATCGACGCGGTACTCGAGAACACCGGAACGCGCGGCTACGTCGGCACCACCGTCGGCCACATCACCGCCACCGCGGGCGTGTCCCGGACTTCGTTCTACCAGCAGTTCGCCGACAAACAGGACGCGTTCCTCGCCGCCTATCGCGAGATCACCACCGAGTTCATCGCGCAGGGGGTCGCCGCGGGCGCCGAGGCCGCGACCCCACTGGACGCCGTCGCCGCCTGCTGCGACTTCCTCGTCGACTACGTGCACCGGCGGCCCACCGCCGTCCGGGCCGCCCTGCTGGAGATCTACGCGCTCGGCGACGCGGGGCTCGAAGCGCGGGAGAACACCTTGCGCGCCGGGGAGGCCGTCTTCGACCGGACGGCGAAATGGCTGCGTGCCACCGATCCCGCGCTGCCGTCACCGCCGCCGTTCACCGCGCGGACGGTCGTCGCCGCCACGATCGAGCTGATCACGCAGGCCATCTGGAACGGCACCGAAGACGCCTACGGCCAGGCACGCGAAGCCGTCCGCTACACCTGGCTGCTCGGCTTGTTCGGGCACCGGAGCGTCGACGCCTGA
- a CDS encoding lipase family protein, translating to MTRKPARLLAVAIALVVTFAAAPAASAAPATDPFYSYCGSEPLSSFSPGTVLKTRTLNYHVIGISTPLKVTQLLYRTTDALGKPSANVTSVVRSLTGDNTKAVSYQSFYDSLNPEHGPSRAIAGDVSFGGLIANAEALFVAPALLLGYNVVIPDTEGQKANFAAGPEYGTNTLDSVRAATRAPETGMNDKTKFGLIGYSGGAIATGWAAALAPTYAPEVNKNLVGFTEGGVLVKPSHNLKYVNGSIAWTGVIPMALIGVSRSFEIDLKPYANSYGLKVLKDLEKASIADALGRYPGLTWEKFVKPEYANPNKVLPYIEAVNKINLGSAPTPTVPGYIAQGNNGVVEGTFGNPPGIGTGDGVMVAGDVRSLARQYCDTGNKSIKYDQYNTLSHVGAAVAWAPQAIGWLNDRFAGKPAPSTCGKIAPGNSLAPEVPVS from the coding sequence ATGACCCGAAAGCCCGCTCGCCTGCTGGCCGTCGCGATCGCTCTCGTCGTCACTTTCGCCGCCGCGCCCGCCGCCTCCGCCGCCCCCGCGACCGATCCGTTCTACAGCTACTGCGGCAGTGAACCGCTGTCGTCGTTCAGCCCCGGAACCGTCTTGAAGACCCGGACGCTGAATTACCACGTGATCGGCATTTCCACGCCGCTCAAGGTCACCCAGTTGCTCTACCGGACCACCGACGCGCTGGGGAAACCGTCCGCCAACGTCACTTCGGTGGTGCGCAGCCTCACCGGTGACAACACCAAAGCCGTTTCGTACCAATCGTTCTACGACTCGCTCAACCCCGAGCACGGCCCGTCGAGGGCGATCGCCGGCGACGTCTCGTTCGGCGGACTGATCGCCAACGCGGAGGCGCTGTTCGTCGCACCCGCGCTGCTGCTGGGCTACAACGTCGTCATTCCCGACACCGAGGGCCAGAAGGCGAACTTCGCGGCCGGTCCGGAATACGGGACGAACACCCTGGATTCGGTCCGCGCCGCGACGCGGGCGCCGGAAACGGGAATGAACGACAAGACCAAGTTCGGTCTCATCGGCTATTCGGGTGGTGCCATCGCGACCGGCTGGGCCGCCGCGCTCGCGCCGACTTACGCGCCCGAGGTCAACAAGAATCTGGTCGGATTCACCGAAGGCGGAGTGCTCGTCAAACCGTCGCACAATCTCAAGTACGTCAACGGAAGCATCGCCTGGACCGGCGTCATTCCGATGGCTCTCATCGGGGTCTCGCGATCCTTCGAGATCGATCTCAAGCCGTACGCGAATTCTTACGGCCTGAAGGTGCTCAAGGACCTGGAGAAGGCGTCGATCGCCGACGCGCTCGGCCGCTATCCCGGGCTGACGTGGGAGAAGTTCGTCAAGCCCGAGTACGCCAACCCGAACAAGGTGCTGCCGTACATCGAGGCCGTGAACAAGATCAACCTCGGCTCCGCGCCGACGCCCACCGTGCCCGGCTACATCGCGCAGGGCAACAACGGTGTCGTGGAAGGCACTTTCGGCAACCCGCCGGGTATCGGGACCGGTGACGGTGTGATGGTCGCCGGCGACGTGCGCTCGCTCGCCCGGCAGTACTGCGACACCGGCAACAAGTCGATCAAGTACGACCAGTACAACACGCTGAGCCACGTCGGGGCGGCGGTCGCCTGGGCGCCGCAGGCCATCGGCTGGCTCAACGACCGTTTCGCGGGCAAGCCCGCGCCGTCCACCTGCGGAAAGATCGCACCCGGCAACTCGCTCGCCCCGGAGGTGCCGGTCAGCTAG
- a CDS encoding MFS transporter, translating into MPRNKAIILLSAGHACVDVYQGSMAALVPFFAAERAYGYAAVSGIVLAASLLSSVAQPLFGALTDRWAMPWLLPSSTILGGLGIGLGGLVDSYALTLVFVAVSGIGVAAYHPEAARVTRIAGGGRHTAMGWFSLGGNVGFAAAPVLVTAVMALGGLRMSPLLVLPALAGSVLCLPVLRALARTARTGGPAADVVGVDDWRSFTKLSLAVVFRSIVFVGLSTFVSLYAQQRTGGGTTTGSAALFLLYLGGAGGTLLGSRLAGRWDRVTVVRRSYLGTIAAVAGVVLVPGPAFFPFVLLAAVGLYIPFSLQITLAQDYLPHRVGTASGVTLGLTVSIGGLASPVLGTIADHTSLRTALIPLIALPFLCWITTRTLSEPCSVQIGTSRREAISKS; encoded by the coding sequence GTGCCAAGGAACAAAGCGATCATCCTGTTGTCGGCAGGGCACGCGTGCGTGGACGTGTACCAGGGTTCGATGGCCGCGCTCGTGCCCTTCTTCGCCGCCGAACGCGCCTACGGATACGCGGCGGTGTCGGGCATCGTGCTCGCCGCGTCGCTGCTCTCGTCGGTCGCGCAGCCGTTGTTCGGCGCGCTGACCGACCGATGGGCGATGCCCTGGCTGCTCCCGTCGAGCACGATCCTCGGCGGGCTGGGCATCGGACTCGGCGGGCTCGTCGACTCCTACGCGCTGACGCTCGTTTTCGTCGCCGTGTCGGGGATCGGGGTGGCCGCCTACCACCCCGAGGCCGCGCGGGTCACGAGGATCGCCGGAGGCGGCAGGCATACGGCGATGGGCTGGTTCTCCCTCGGCGGGAACGTCGGGTTCGCCGCCGCCCCGGTGCTCGTCACCGCGGTCATGGCCCTCGGCGGGCTCCGTATGTCGCCACTGCTCGTCCTGCCCGCCCTGGCCGGTTCCGTGCTCTGCCTCCCCGTACTGCGCGCACTCGCCAGGACCGCCCGCACCGGCGGCCCGGCGGCGGACGTCGTGGGGGTCGACGACTGGAGGTCGTTCACCAAACTGTCGCTGGCCGTCGTCTTCCGTTCGATCGTATTCGTCGGGCTGAGCACGTTCGTCTCGCTCTACGCCCAGCAGCGCACCGGCGGCGGCACGACGACGGGCAGTGCCGCGCTGTTCCTGCTCTATCTCGGCGGGGCCGGAGGCACCCTGCTGGGCAGCAGACTGGCCGGCCGGTGGGACCGCGTCACCGTGGTGCGCCGCTCGTATCTGGGCACCATCGCCGCCGTCGCCGGGGTCGTGCTGGTGCCGGGTCCGGCGTTCTTCCCGTTCGTCCTGCTGGCCGCCGTGGGCCTGTACATCCCGTTCTCCCTGCAGATCACGCTCGCCCAGGACTACCTCCCCCACCGGGTCGGCACCGCCAGCGGTGTCACCCTCGGCCTGACCGTCAGCATCGGCGGTCTCGCGAGCCCGGTCCTCGGCACGATCGCCGACCACACCTCGTTGCGGACGGCGTTGATCCCGTTGATCGCACTGCCGTTTTTGTGCTGGATCACAACCAGGACCCTGTCGGAGCCGTGCTCCGTCCAAATCGGAACGTCTCGCCGGGAGGCGATATCAAAGTCGTGA
- a CDS encoding SDR family NAD(P)-dependent oxidoreductase has product MSSVRGKVAVVTGAGSGIGRQLALELARRGARLAVSDVDETGLAETVAEVKALGAEVQGATLDVSDRAAVQEYATTVAGQFGVVHQIYNNAGVAGGGQTVLDAEWELYDRTLAVNLFGVINGTKAFLPHLIDSGDGQVVNVSSLNGFMAQPTLSAYCASKFGVRGFTEALRTEMIAGRHPVRVTVVHPGGVKTGIASSALKEAQARGIEPTAEQLERVRLYNEKLLKMPADQAARIIVDGVEAGKPRVLVGNDAKLVDRLVRLLPRLYPKLIVDFERRRFARK; this is encoded by the coding sequence ATGAGCAGCGTTCGCGGCAAGGTCGCCGTCGTCACCGGAGCCGGTTCCGGCATCGGCCGTCAGCTCGCGCTGGAACTCGCGCGGCGCGGCGCCCGGCTCGCGGTGTCCGATGTGGACGAAACGGGGCTGGCCGAAACGGTCGCCGAGGTCAAGGCCCTCGGCGCGGAAGTGCAGGGCGCCACGCTGGACGTCAGCGACCGGGCGGCCGTCCAGGAGTACGCGACCACGGTCGCCGGGCAGTTCGGTGTGGTGCACCAGATCTACAACAACGCCGGCGTCGCCGGTGGCGGGCAGACCGTCCTCGACGCCGAGTGGGAGCTCTACGACCGCACACTCGCGGTCAACCTCTTCGGCGTCATCAACGGCACCAAGGCTTTCCTGCCGCACCTGATCGACTCCGGCGACGGCCAGGTCGTCAACGTCTCCAGCCTCAACGGGTTCATGGCCCAGCCGACCCTCAGTGCCTACTGTGCCAGCAAGTTCGGTGTCCGCGGCTTCACCGAAGCCCTGCGCACCGAGATGATCGCGGGCAGGCATCCGGTGCGCGTGACGGTCGTCCACCCGGGCGGGGTCAAGACCGGCATCGCCTCGTCGGCGTTGAAGGAAGCTCAGGCGCGCGGTATCGAGCCCACCGCCGAACAGCTCGAACGTGTCCGGCTGTACAACGAAAAGCTGCTGAAGATGCCGGCCGATCAGGCCGCCCGCATCATCGTCGACGGGGTCGAGGCCGGGAAACCGCGCGTGCTGGTCGGAAACGACGCGAAACTGGTCGACAGGCTCGTCCGGCTGCTCCCGCGGCTCTACCCGAAGCTGATCGTCGACTTCGAACGGCGGCGTTTCGCCCGCAAGTGA